From Deltaproteobacteria bacterium, one genomic window encodes:
- a CDS encoding peroxiredoxin: protein MARPREGELAPRFEGVSGDGQRVSLDELLKNGPVMVVFYPKDETAVCTAQLCDYRDQYGEFRKLGVQIVGVSGGSASSKDKFSQKHHFPFPLLADEDGRIAKAYGMRNFLGMTDRGNFLVGRDGKLVYAHKETLPVFRRKSDELLDVARRHFAAS, encoded by the coding sequence ATGGCGCGTCCGCGTGAAGGGGAGCTGGCTCCCCGGTTTGAAGGCGTGTCTGGTGATGGCCAGCGCGTATCGCTCGACGAACTGCTGAAAAACGGTCCTGTGATGGTCGTGTTCTATCCGAAAGACGAAACGGCCGTATGCACGGCCCAGCTCTGCGACTACCGGGACCAGTACGGCGAGTTCCGGAAGCTCGGGGTCCAGATCGTCGGCGTCAGTGGTGGATCGGCAAGTTCCAAGGACAAGTTCTCGCAGAAACACCATTTCCCGTTCCCGCTGCTTGCCGACGAGGATGGCCGGATAGCCAAGGCCTACGGCATGCGGAACTTTCTTGGCATGACCGACCGGGGCAACTTCCTCGTTGGCCGTGACGGGAAGCTGGTCTACGCCCACAAGGAAACCCTCCCGGTGTTCCGGCGGAAGAGCGACGAACTGCTGGACGTCGCCCGCCGGCATTTTGCGGCCTCCTGA
- a CDS encoding N-6 DNA methylase, whose amino-acid sequence MTDSSTAVPATAASRLIGPLVRGAARTLGLVPASGEFRMLMAGAIAAAAARAFGKALPEKPETSGQFIARRIEKSVFASIASAGDPLDRLFRAGRLYEAALQATDQDGRRSGGSYFTPVVVARHAALEAAAGRERSTFLDPACGTGNLLAALVLLGRIPAARLVGRELDPAAAFLARTNLWLAAGGRPMDWERICLQVDSGDSLQTPVIAADVMVTNPPFVRGVADHGEKVLAEREVLRQRFPLLRGPFDLAAAFWALGEEMCCSRTVLIVPNRLLSAGYTARLRDAAIRRRDSVRLRDFSREKPFASVSVYPVVLTLDRDRRGEGRTSNGQPSGMFHWQTRLLEGRSWGAALSASAMELLEAGPVRLCDIATVHAGQTTGEAYALRPHVGEAGDYHLVTAGAIEPHRIRQSGRQRFLGREMEHPRIPAGALSERRRLVAGSPKLLVSGMGRKVEAALDLDGAAAPAVSVFVVQPREGTGIGLGALSALLNSRTIEGIFRELYGSQTMSGGYISLTKAALEELPVALELDPARFGRLDAIGYALHEIPDSMELLEEAEELVLGLFRKGQVANRIVRAGRP is encoded by the coding sequence ATGACGGATAGCTCCACTGCCGTACCGGCCACAGCAGCCAGCCGACTGATCGGCCCGCTCGTTCGCGGTGCGGCCAGAACACTTGGACTGGTCCCTGCTTCCGGTGAGTTCCGGATGCTGATGGCTGGCGCGATAGCTGCGGCGGCGGCCCGGGCCTTTGGGAAGGCGCTGCCCGAGAAGCCGGAAACCTCCGGTCAGTTCATCGCCCGGCGCATCGAAAAGTCGGTCTTTGCCAGCATCGCGAGTGCCGGCGATCCGCTGGACCGTCTGTTTCGGGCCGGACGGCTGTATGAAGCAGCCCTTCAGGCAACTGATCAAGATGGACGCAGGTCCGGCGGGAGCTACTTCACTCCGGTGGTGGTCGCCCGCCACGCGGCGCTTGAGGCGGCCGCCGGACGGGAGCGTTCGACCTTCCTCGACCCTGCCTGCGGAACTGGCAACCTGCTGGCGGCACTGGTTCTCCTTGGCCGTATCCCCGCGGCCCGTCTGGTTGGACGGGAACTGGATCCGGCGGCGGCGTTCCTCGCGCGAACGAACCTCTGGCTTGCCGCGGGCGGGCGGCCAATGGACTGGGAACGTATCTGCCTCCAGGTGGACTCGGGAGATTCACTGCAAACCCCGGTGATTGCGGCAGACGTGATGGTAACGAATCCTCCTTTCGTCCGGGGCGTTGCGGATCACGGAGAGAAAGTTCTCGCAGAGCGGGAAGTTCTGCGGCAAAGGTTCCCCCTGCTTCGTGGCCCGTTTGACCTCGCTGCGGCATTCTGGGCGCTGGGCGAGGAGATGTGCTGCAGCCGCACGGTGCTGATCGTTCCCAACCGCCTTCTGTCGGCTGGATATACCGCCAGGCTGAGGGACGCGGCCATCCGGCGGAGAGACTCGGTCCGCTTGAGGGATTTCAGCAGGGAAAAGCCTTTCGCCTCCGTGTCGGTGTATCCCGTGGTGCTGACCCTGGATCGCGACCGCCGGGGTGAGGGCCGGACATCCAATGGCCAGCCGTCGGGAATGTTCCACTGGCAGACGCGTCTGCTTGAAGGGCGGAGCTGGGGCGCTGCCCTGTCCGCCTCGGCGATGGAACTGCTCGAAGCCGGACCTGTGCGGCTTTGCGACATTGCCACCGTTCATGCAGGCCAGACGACGGGTGAGGCCTATGCGCTCCGTCCGCATGTAGGCGAGGCCGGGGATTATCATCTGGTGACGGCGGGTGCGATTGAGCCCCACCGGATCAGGCAGAGCGGGCGGCAACGGTTCCTCGGCAGGGAGATGGAGCATCCGCGGATTCCAGCCGGTGCTCTCAGTGAGCGCCGGCGCCTGGTAGCCGGATCGCCCAAACTTCTCGTAAGTGGCATGGGCCGCAAGGTTGAGGCGGCGCTTGATCTGGACGGCGCAGCTGCTCCTGCCGTGAGCGTGTTTGTGGTCCAGCCCCGTGAGGGGACCGGTATCGGTCTGGGCGCGCTGTCGGCGCTCCTCAATTCACGGACCATCGAGGGGATATTCAGGGAACTGTACGGATCGCAGACGATGTCCGGCGGATACATATCCCTGACCAAAGCCGCACTGGAAGAGTTGCCGGTTGCGCTTGAACTCGATCCTGCGCGCTTCGGACGCCTGGATGCGATCGGCTATGCGCTGCACGAGATCCCGGATTCGATGGAGCTTCTGGAAGAGGCGGAGGAACTGGTGCTCGGCCTGTTCCGCAAGGGCCAGGTGGCG
- a CDS encoding DedA family protein codes for MIDALIDFLQNQPPVVILTVLTLMLVWCGIGSPIPEDALVIIAGYAAYHGSLHPGFGGPNAAYYLAIFGVLPGVLGGDTLTYFIGRRYGERVFYLRVVQKFARPEKVERAKRFFDRWGHKAILFARFAPGFRFVVFLTAGMLGVTPRRFLLADGLGACISVPFFVSVGYYFGPEIDEGFGFARKIQNYILIAAVLLIVLLVVRAFFAHRELRAGPVDEPPSSG; via the coding sequence ATGATCGACGCTCTGATCGACTTCCTTCAGAATCAACCGCCCGTCGTTATTCTTACCGTCTTGACGCTGATGCTGGTCTGGTGCGGTATCGGTTCCCCCATTCCGGAAGACGCGCTCGTCATTATTGCCGGCTATGCGGCTTACCATGGGAGCCTGCACCCGGGTTTCGGCGGGCCGAATGCGGCTTACTATCTGGCCATCTTTGGGGTTCTTCCGGGTGTGCTCGGAGGCGATACCCTGACGTACTTCATCGGCCGCCGGTACGGCGAGCGGGTATTCTATCTCCGGGTGGTCCAGAAGTTCGCCCGTCCCGAAAAGGTCGAGCGGGCCAAGCGGTTCTTCGATCGTTGGGGGCACAAGGCGATCCTGTTCGCACGGTTCGCACCGGGGTTCCGGTTCGTGGTGTTCCTGACGGCCGGCATGCTGGGCGTGACGCCCCGGCGGTTTCTGCTTGCCGATGGTCTGGGCGCCTGCATCAGCGTGCCGTTTTTCGTCAGTGTCGGCTATTACTTCGGTCCGGAAATCGATGAGGGCTTTGGTTTCGCCCGGAAAATACAGAACTACATCCTGATAGCGGCGGTTCTGCTTATTGTACTGCTTGTGGTGCGGGCATTCTTTGCCCACCGCGAACTACGGGCAGGACCAGTAGACGAACCGCCTTCGAGCGGGTAA